A stretch of the Salmo salar chromosome ssa20, Ssal_v3.1, whole genome shotgun sequence genome encodes the following:
- the pxmp2 gene encoding peroxisomal membrane protein 2 isoform X2 produces MGNLLSQALEAKRKAKEGIPVKEIDISGPARFAIYGLLITGPVSHYFYQLMEVLMPTTVPYCMVKRLLLDRLIFAPAFLLLFFFVMNILEGKRWADFQSKVNSSYWPALKMNWKVWTPFQFININYVAVEFRVLFANMVALFWYAYLASVRK; encoded by the exons ATGGGAAATCTTCTATCTCAAGCATTGGAAGCAAAACGAAAGGCCAAAGAAGGGATCCCAGTGAAGGAGATTGACATTTCAGGACCTGCCCGCTTTGCCATTTATGG GTTGCTCATTACTGGGCCTGTAAGCCATTACTTTTACCAACTTATGGAGGTGTTGATGCCTACCACTGTTCCATACTGCATGGTGAAACGCTTGCTCTTGGATCGCCTTATCTTCGCCCCTGCATTCCTGCTACTTTTCTTCTTTGTTATGAACATCCTGGAG GGTAAGAGGTGGGCAGACTTCCAGAGCAAAGTGAATAGTAGTTATTGGCCTGCCTTGAAGATGAACTGGAAAGTGTGGACCCCCTTCCAGTTCATCAACATCAACTATGTGGCTGTAGAG TTTCGAGTGCTGTTCGCCAACATGGTGGCCTTATTTTGGTATGCTTACCTTGCGTCTGTGAGGAAGTGA
- the alkbh2 gene encoding DNA oxidative demethylase ALKBH2 isoform X2, protein MDTFVSQTRKRYIDGTTDEQREPVWKKFKEEECNQGIVKEDVKEDAYLTEFSQPWQKIEAEGLDCDYALLFPKEEADCLYTQLEEEVVYLTDKTKIQVFGKVYNVPRKQATCGDAGLTYNYSGVSLQASPWTPTLEYIRDAVTKATGQTFNFVLINRYKDGHDHMGEHRDDERELDPLCPIASVSLGAVRDFVFRHRESRGKQCRRQINPVKLELAHGSLLLMNSPTNTHWYHSLPARKRVLTPRINLTFRRILQDGKK, encoded by the exons ATGGATACATTTGTGAGTCAAACCAGGAAGCGCTATATTGATGGGAcaacagatgaacagagagaacCTGTGTGGAAAAAATTTAAAGAGGAAGAATGCAATCAGGGGATTGTAAAGGAGGATGTGAAGGAGGATGCCTATTTGACTGAGTTCTCTCAGCCTTGGCAGAAGATTgaagcagagggactggactgtgaCTATGCTCTACTCTTTCCTAAAGAGGAAGCAGACTGCCTCTACACacagctggaggaggaggtaGTCTACCTCACAG ATAAAACAAAgattcaggtgtttggaaaggTCTACAATGTCCCCAGAAAGCAGGCGACTTGTGGGGACGCAGGACTAACCTACAACTATTCTGGAGTGAGTCTTCAGGCTAGCCCGTGGACTCCAACCTTGGAGTACATTCGTGATGCTGTTACAAAGGCAACAGGGCAAACCTTCAACTTTGTCCTGATTAACAG GTACAAAGATGGACATGATCACATGGGTGAGCACCGTGATGATGAGCGGGAACTGGACCCCCTCTGTCCCATCGCCTCCGTATCCCTGGGGGCGGTCCGGGACTTTGTCTTCAGACACCGGGAGTCACGGGGAAAACAGTGCCGGCGGCAGATCAACCCGGTGAAGCTGGAACTGGCCCACGGAAGCCTGCTCCTCATGAATTCTCCCACAAACACCCACTGGTACCACAGCCTGCCAGCCCGCAAGAGGGTCCTCACACCCCGCATCAACCTTACCTTCAGACGCATCCTCCAAGACGGCAAGAAATGA
- the pxmp2 gene encoding peroxisomal membrane protein 2 isoform X1: MSKHICHRAGHICAVVVLQTQNVSSKCNISTVTMPVQSLPIRDSAFHVRLLHQYLILLKKYPILTKSVTSGILSAMGNLLSQALEAKRKAKEGIPVKEIDISGPARFAIYGLLITGPVSHYFYQLMEVLMPTTVPYCMVKRLLLDRLIFAPAFLLLFFFVMNILEGKRWADFQSKVNSSYWPALKMNWKVWTPFQFININYVAVEFRVLFANMVALFWYAYLASVRK, encoded by the exons atgTCCAAACATATCTGTCATAGGGCTGGACACATCTGTGCGGTGGTGGTCCTTCAAACACAAAACGTATCGTCTAAATGCAACATTTCTACCGTGACAATGCCTGTACAAAGTTTACCGATTCGAGACTCTGCCTTCCATGTGCGACTGCTGCATCAATACTTGATTCTGCTGAAGAAATACCCAATTCTTACCAAATCCGTGACGAG TGGCATTCTCTCAGCAATGGGAAATCTTCTATCTCAAGCATTGGAAGCAAAACGAAAGGCCAAAGAAGGGATCCCAGTGAAGGAGATTGACATTTCAGGACCTGCCCGCTTTGCCATTTATGG GTTGCTCATTACTGGGCCTGTAAGCCATTACTTTTACCAACTTATGGAGGTGTTGATGCCTACCACTGTTCCATACTGCATGGTGAAACGCTTGCTCTTGGATCGCCTTATCTTCGCCCCTGCATTCCTGCTACTTTTCTTCTTTGTTATGAACATCCTGGAG GGTAAGAGGTGGGCAGACTTCCAGAGCAAAGTGAATAGTAGTTATTGGCCTGCCTTGAAGATGAACTGGAAAGTGTGGACCCCCTTCCAGTTCATCAACATCAACTATGTGGCTGTAGAG TTTCGAGTGCTGTTCGCCAACATGGTGGCCTTATTTTGGTATGCTTACCTTGCGTCTGTGAGGAAGTGA
- the isg15 gene encoding ubiquitin-like protein ISG15: protein MELTITLLNGESRPLMVQPHTTLGSLKSLIKQHFGVAMGRQRLSGVNGNNISLSDDSKTLSDYGLHSGSKLMLLITEPTHIQVFLKNDKGQTHTYEVVSGETVTQFKAKVQNKEGVPANQQRLIHQGKQLDDDKKLEDYGVRNLSTIHLTLRLRGG from the coding sequence ATGGAACTCACTATAACACTTTTGAATGGGGAGTCACGTCCCCTGATGGTTCAGCCACACACCACTCTGGGGTCCCTCAAGAGTCTGATCAAGCAACACTTTGGAGTGGCCATGGGAAGGCAGAGGCTGTCAGGTGTCAATGGGAACAACATCAGTCTCAGCGATGATTCAAAAACTTTGAGTGACTATGGCCTGCATTCAGGATCCAAACTGATGTTGCTGATTACAGAACCCACTCATATCCAGGTGTTCCTGAAAAACGACAAGGGCCAGACTCACACATATGAGGTGGTGTCAGGTGAGACTGTTACCCAGTTCAAAGCCAAAGTCCAAAACAAGGAGGGAGTCCCAGCCAACCAACAGAGGCTGATTCACCAGGGCAAGCAGCTCGATGACGACAAGAAACTGGAAGACTATGGTGTCAGAAATCTAAGCACTATTCACCTGACGCTCCGTCTAAGGGGAGGCTGA
- the LOC106580306 gene encoding ubiquitin carboxyl-terminal hydrolase 30 isoform X2 → MKNWGVIGGIAAAMAAGVYVLWGPITDSKKRKKGMVPGLLNLGNTCFMNSLLQGLAACPSFVKWLEEFTSCKGVSEGEPEKDPELSTTLLQLLKALSNDNTGEEDVLDAGRLLEVLRLYRWHISSFEEQDAHELFHVLTSSLEEERDRQPKVTHLFDIQSLESLPDIDDKTLSCKSRGPLHPLRSPWKFPHPFHGRLTSNMACKRCEQQSPVRYDSFDSLSLSIPSPQWGWPISLDHCLQHFISSETIKEVECENCTKLQQGALVNGHVLESQRTTFIKQLKLGKLPQCLCIHLQRLTWSNEGTPIKRQEHVQISEYLSMDRYKHRATVQRLQRINCTPKTIKAEDSGEAADKTPPNGKDIEHHNKNKPLSNGTCSSVFLHSPGLNPQVNLTYDYSSSEYHFQLMAVLVHHGDMHSGHFVTYRRCPPSPRSPSPFSSQWLWVSDDSVRKASLQEVLSSNAYLLFYERVRRLRLLLEE, encoded by the exons ATGAAAAACTGGGGAGTCATTGGTGGAATAGCGGCTGCCATGGCTGCTGGAGTGTATGTTCTATGGGGTCCAATTACGGACAGCAAGAAAAGGAAGAAAG GCATGGTACCAGGCCTGCTGAACCTGGGAAACACCTGCTTCATGAACTCTCTACTCCAGGGCCTGGCAGCCTGCCCTTCCTTCGTCAAGTGGCTGGAGGAGTTCACTAGCTGCAAAGGTGTGTCAGAGGGCGAGCCAGAGAAGGACCCTGAACTTTCCACAACTCTCCTGCAGCTTCTCAAAG CACTGTCAAACGACAACACTGGGGAGGAGGATGTGCTGGATGCAGGGCGTCTGCTGGAGGTCCTCAGACTCTACAGGTGGCACATCAGTTCCTTTGAGGAACAG GATGCCCATGAGCTCTTCCATGTCCTCACCTCTTCCCTGGAGGAGGAGCGAGACCGACAGCCCAAAGTCACCCACCTCTTTGACATTCAGTCCCTTGAG AGTCTCCCAGATATAGATGATAAGACCTTAAGCTGCAAGAGTCGAG GCCCTCTTCATCCTTTACGAAGTCCTTGGAAGTTTCCACATCCTTTCCATGGCCGCCTAACAAGCAATATGGCTTGCAAGCGTTGCGAACAACAG AGTCCAGTGCGATATGACTCTTTCGACAGCCTCTCCTTATCCATCCCTTCGCCGCAATGG GGCTGGCCTATCTCTTTGGATCACTGTCTCCAGCACTTCATCTCTTCAGAGACCATTAAAGAGGTGGAGTGTGAAAACTGCACCAAG CTTCAACAAGGCGCCTTAGTGAATGGGCATGTCCTGGAAAGCCAGAGGACAACCTTCATCAAACAGCTTAAACTGGGAAAG CTCCCACAGTGTCTCTGTATTCACCTGCAGAGACTGACATGGTCTAATGAGGGTACGCCCATAAAGAGACAGGAACATGTCCAGATCTCAGAGTACCTGTCTATGGACCGCTACAAACACCGAGCAACCGTTCAGAGGCTCCAGCGCATTAACTGTACTCCCAAAACCATTAAAGCAGAGGATTCAGGAGAGGCTGCAGATAAGACCCCTCCCAATGGCAAAG ATATAGAACACCATAACAAGAACAAGCCTCTGTCCAATGGAACCTGTTCGTCTGTCTTTCTCCATTCTCCTGGGTTGAACCCACAGGTCAACCTCACATATGACTACAG CTCCTCAGAATACCACTTTCAACTGATGGCTGTGTTGGTTCACCATGGTGACATGCACTCAGGACACTTTGTCACTTACCGCCGCTGCCCTCCCTCGCCCCGCAGCCCCTCTCCATTCAGCTCCCAGTGGCTGTGGGTTTCAGATGACTCTGTACGCAAGGCCAGTCTGCAGGAGGTGCTGTCCTCCAACGCCTACCTACTCTTCTATGAGCGGGTGAGACGGCTCCGTCTACTGTTGGAGGAGTAG
- the unga gene encoding uracil-DNA glycosylase, with amino-acid sequence MGSPGPSLGRPINSFFSPISKKRASGEENEREDAQEHVGRVKKLKLSGNGKTESPTSSVCPELLARIAKNKQAALEKLCASNTPDEFGESWRKSLGSEFGKPYFRNLMSFVDGERKLNTVYPPPQHVFTWTQMCDIQDVKVVVLGQDPYHGPNQAHGLCFSVQRPIPPPPSLLNMYKELASDIEGFQHPGHGDLTGWAKQGVLLLNAVLTVRAHQANSHKDKGWETFTDAVVQWLSSNREGLVFMLWGAYAQKKGAAIDRKRHHVLPTVHPSPLSAHRGFFGCKHFSKTNELLEKSGKEPIDWKAL; translated from the exons atggggtccccaggaccgagtttg GGCAGACCTATCAATTCTTTTTTTTCGCCCATTTCGAAGAAGAGAGCTTCGGGAGAGGAAAATGAGAGAGAGGATGCCCAAGAACAT GTTGGACGGGTGAAGAAGCTGAAGCTATCAGGCAACGGAAAGACGGAGTCACCCACTTCTTCAGTGTGTCCAGAACTGCTGGCCCGAATCGCCAAAAACAAGCAAGCAGCGTTGGAGAAACTGTGCGCCAGTAACACACCGGATGAATTTGGGGAGAGTTGGCGAAAGAGTTTGGGCTCTGAGTTTGGAAAGCCTTATTTCAGAAAC TTGATGTCTTTCGTTGATGGAGAGAGGAAACTGAACACTGTCTACCCACCCCCTCAGCATGTTTTCACCTGGACACAGATGTGTGACATCCAAGAT GTCAAGGTTGTAGTCCTCGGCCAGGACCCATATCACGGTCCAAACCAAGCCCATGGATTATGCTTCAGTGTGCAGAGACCTATCCCACCTCCACCCAG CTTATTGAATATGTACAAAGAATTGGCGTCTGATATAGAGGGCTTCCAGCACCCTGGACATGGAGATTTAACTGGATGGGCTAAACAAG GTGTCTTGTTGCTCAATGCTGTGCTGACCGTCCGAGCGCACCAGGCCAACTCTCATAAAGACAAGGGATGGGAAACCTTCACTGACGCTGTGGTGCAGTGGCTCAGCTCCAACCGGGAGGGCCTCGTCTTCATGCTGTGGGGGGCCTATGCTCAGAAGAAGGGAGCAGCTATTGATAGG AAACGTCACCATGTCCTCCCCACTGTACACCCCTCCCCTTTATCTGCTCATCGAGGGTTCTTCGGATGCAAGCACTTTTCCAAGACCAATGAGTTGCTGGAGAAATCAGGGAAGGAGCCCATAGACTGGAAGGCACTTTGA
- the alkbh2 gene encoding DNA oxidative demethylase ALKBH2 isoform X1 yields the protein MDTFVSQTRKRYIDGTTDEQREPVWKKFKEEECNQGIVKEDVKEDAYLTEFSQPWQKIEAEGLDCDYALLFPKEEADCLYTQLEEEVVYLTGDKTKIQVFGKVYNVPRKQATCGDAGLTYNYSGVSLQASPWTPTLEYIRDAVTKATGQTFNFVLINRYKDGHDHMGEHRDDERELDPLCPIASVSLGAVRDFVFRHRESRGKQCRRQINPVKLELAHGSLLLMNSPTNTHWYHSLPARKRVLTPRINLTFRRILQDGKK from the exons ATGGATACATTTGTGAGTCAAACCAGGAAGCGCTATATTGATGGGAcaacagatgaacagagagaacCTGTGTGGAAAAAATTTAAAGAGGAAGAATGCAATCAGGGGATTGTAAAGGAGGATGTGAAGGAGGATGCCTATTTGACTGAGTTCTCTCAGCCTTGGCAGAAGATTgaagcagagggactggactgtgaCTATGCTCTACTCTTTCCTAAAGAGGAAGCAGACTGCCTCTACACacagctggaggaggaggtaGTCTACCTCACAG GAGATAAAACAAAgattcaggtgtttggaaaggTCTACAATGTCCCCAGAAAGCAGGCGACTTGTGGGGACGCAGGACTAACCTACAACTATTCTGGAGTGAGTCTTCAGGCTAGCCCGTGGACTCCAACCTTGGAGTACATTCGTGATGCTGTTACAAAGGCAACAGGGCAAACCTTCAACTTTGTCCTGATTAACAG GTACAAAGATGGACATGATCACATGGGTGAGCACCGTGATGATGAGCGGGAACTGGACCCCCTCTGTCCCATCGCCTCCGTATCCCTGGGGGCGGTCCGGGACTTTGTCTTCAGACACCGGGAGTCACGGGGAAAACAGTGCCGGCGGCAGATCAACCCGGTGAAGCTGGAACTGGCCCACGGAAGCCTGCTCCTCATGAATTCTCCCACAAACACCCACTGGTACCACAGCCTGCCAGCCCGCAAGAGGGTCCTCACACCCCGCATCAACCTTACCTTCAGACGCATCCTCCAAGACGGCAAGAAATGA
- the LOC106580306 gene encoding ubiquitin carboxyl-terminal hydrolase 30 isoform X1, giving the protein MPWCRPATSEKLIREFLYSGTIVRNKIMKNWGVIGGIAAAMAAGVYVLWGPITDSKKRKKGMVPGLLNLGNTCFMNSLLQGLAACPSFVKWLEEFTSCKGVSEGEPEKDPELSTTLLQLLKALSNDNTGEEDVLDAGRLLEVLRLYRWHISSFEEQDAHELFHVLTSSLEEERDRQPKVTHLFDIQSLESLPDIDDKTLSCKSRGPLHPLRSPWKFPHPFHGRLTSNMACKRCEQQSPVRYDSFDSLSLSIPSPQWGWPISLDHCLQHFISSETIKEVECENCTKLQQGALVNGHVLESQRTTFIKQLKLGKLPQCLCIHLQRLTWSNEGTPIKRQEHVQISEYLSMDRYKHRATVQRLQRINCTPKTIKAEDSGEAADKTPPNGKDIEHHNKNKPLSNGTCSSVFLHSPGLNPQVNLTYDYSSSEYHFQLMAVLVHHGDMHSGHFVTYRRCPPSPRSPSPFSSQWLWVSDDSVRKASLQEVLSSNAYLLFYERVRRLRLLLEE; this is encoded by the exons ATGCCGTGGTGCAGACCAGCGACATCTGAAAAGCTTATTCGGGAGTTCCTGTACTCTGGTACCATTGTCAG GAACAAAATTATGAAAAACTGGGGAGTCATTGGTGGAATAGCGGCTGCCATGGCTGCTGGAGTGTATGTTCTATGGGGTCCAATTACGGACAGCAAGAAAAGGAAGAAAG GCATGGTACCAGGCCTGCTGAACCTGGGAAACACCTGCTTCATGAACTCTCTACTCCAGGGCCTGGCAGCCTGCCCTTCCTTCGTCAAGTGGCTGGAGGAGTTCACTAGCTGCAAAGGTGTGTCAGAGGGCGAGCCAGAGAAGGACCCTGAACTTTCCACAACTCTCCTGCAGCTTCTCAAAG CACTGTCAAACGACAACACTGGGGAGGAGGATGTGCTGGATGCAGGGCGTCTGCTGGAGGTCCTCAGACTCTACAGGTGGCACATCAGTTCCTTTGAGGAACAG GATGCCCATGAGCTCTTCCATGTCCTCACCTCTTCCCTGGAGGAGGAGCGAGACCGACAGCCCAAAGTCACCCACCTCTTTGACATTCAGTCCCTTGAG AGTCTCCCAGATATAGATGATAAGACCTTAAGCTGCAAGAGTCGAG GCCCTCTTCATCCTTTACGAAGTCCTTGGAAGTTTCCACATCCTTTCCATGGCCGCCTAACAAGCAATATGGCTTGCAAGCGTTGCGAACAACAG AGTCCAGTGCGATATGACTCTTTCGACAGCCTCTCCTTATCCATCCCTTCGCCGCAATGG GGCTGGCCTATCTCTTTGGATCACTGTCTCCAGCACTTCATCTCTTCAGAGACCATTAAAGAGGTGGAGTGTGAAAACTGCACCAAG CTTCAACAAGGCGCCTTAGTGAATGGGCATGTCCTGGAAAGCCAGAGGACAACCTTCATCAAACAGCTTAAACTGGGAAAG CTCCCACAGTGTCTCTGTATTCACCTGCAGAGACTGACATGGTCTAATGAGGGTACGCCCATAAAGAGACAGGAACATGTCCAGATCTCAGAGTACCTGTCTATGGACCGCTACAAACACCGAGCAACCGTTCAGAGGCTCCAGCGCATTAACTGTACTCCCAAAACCATTAAAGCAGAGGATTCAGGAGAGGCTGCAGATAAGACCCCTCCCAATGGCAAAG ATATAGAACACCATAACAAGAACAAGCCTCTGTCCAATGGAACCTGTTCGTCTGTCTTTCTCCATTCTCCTGGGTTGAACCCACAGGTCAACCTCACATATGACTACAG CTCCTCAGAATACCACTTTCAACTGATGGCTGTGTTGGTTCACCATGGTGACATGCACTCAGGACACTTTGTCACTTACCGCCGCTGCCCTCCCTCGCCCCGCAGCCCCTCTCCATTCAGCTCCCAGTGGCTGTGGGTTTCAGATGACTCTGTACGCAAGGCCAGTCTGCAGGAGGTGCTGTCCTCCAACGCCTACCTACTCTTCTATGAGCGGGTGAGACGGCTCCGTCTACTGTTGGAGGAGTAG